A genomic region of Leptotrichia hofstadii contains the following coding sequences:
- a CDS encoding thioredoxin domain-containing protein: protein MKKIVKFEKNDCNPCAMVSDLLDKKGIEYERINPFDNPEIAVKYRVRSVPTVILFEENEEIKRTIGFKPEEINEIISMM, encoded by the coding sequence ATGAAAAAAATAGTGAAATTTGAGAAAAATGATTGTAATCCGTGTGCAATGGTGTCGGATTTGTTAGATAAAAAAGGTATAGAATACGAAAGAATAAATCCATTTGATAATCCAGAAATTGCTGTAAAATACAGAGTAAGAAGTGTTCCAACAGTAATTTTGTTTGAAGAAAACGAAGAAATAAAAAGAACAATTGGATTTAAGCCAGAAGAAATCAATGAAATCATCTCAATGATGTAA
- a CDS encoding ATP-binding cassette domain-containing protein, whose product MVELRDIEKNYANFDLKINLKINKGEIFGLIGQSGSGKSTILRIIQGILKADKGEINIAKNTEIAYIFQEFNLLYNKNVFDNVALPLILKKKFSAEKVEEVLKFVGLSDKKKSFIASLSGGERQRVAIARALVINPQLLLCDEVTASLDKSVKDEILDLFEEINKKYGTTILVVTHELEVVKRLCSRVAIIEKGKITDIFNVNQKDYEKSNKSYADYVREVLK is encoded by the coding sequence ATGGTAGAACTTAGAGATATTGAAAAAAATTATGCTAATTTTGATTTGAAAATAAATTTGAAGATTAACAAAGGGGAAATTTTTGGATTAATTGGGCAGTCAGGAAGTGGAAAATCAACGATTTTGAGAATTATTCAAGGAATTTTGAAGGCTGATAAAGGAGAAATTAATATTGCAAAGAATACTGAAATTGCTTATATTTTTCAGGAATTTAATCTTTTGTATAACAAAAATGTCTTTGATAATGTTGCTCTTCCGTTGATTTTAAAGAAAAAATTTTCAGCTGAAAAAGTTGAGGAAGTTTTGAAATTTGTGGGGCTGTCTGATAAGAAAAAATCGTTTATTGCTTCCCTTAGCGGCGGCGAAAGGCAGAGAGTTGCTATTGCTCGTGCGTTAGTGATAAATCCGCAATTACTGCTTTGCGATGAAGTTACAGCTTCTTTGGATAAATCTGTAAAAGATGAAATTCTTGATTTATTTGAGGAAATAAATAAAAAATATGGAACAACTATTCTAGTGGTTACTCACGAACTCGAAGTCGTTAAAAGGCTATGTAGCAGGGTGGCTATTATTGAAAAAGGTAAAATTACAGATATTTTCAATGTTAATCAGAAGGATTATGAAAAATCAAACAAAAGTTATGCCGATTATGTGAGGGAGGTTCTGAAATGA
- a CDS encoding MetQ/NlpA family ABC transporter substrate-binding protein: MSKKLLISLAVICVLILAFVGINLKKDNVIRIAAAGYPMDEIVKIAAEDLKKEGYDVKITVLTDYVTANVGLNAKDFDANFHQHEPFMQVFNKKNNGKLVKVKGIYDVYVGFYSKKYKNKAEIPNGAKVAIPNDVTNQDRALRILANEGLIELKPKDGLYNLNDVINTKKNFKFMAVPIPSLVQAYQETDLAFNWPSHMLKIGVHVKDALFIEKNTNGKYAVSLVAREDNKNSKKIQDLTKAMTSEKVKKFIEEKYTGQGFPVF, from the coding sequence ATGTCAAAAAAATTATTAATTTCATTAGCTGTAATATGTGTGCTAATTTTAGCATTTGTTGGAATAAATTTAAAAAAGGATAACGTTATTAGAATAGCTGCGGCAGGTTATCCAATGGATGAAATTGTGAAAATAGCGGCTGAGGATTTAAAAAAAGAAGGTTATGATGTAAAAATTACTGTGTTAACAGATTATGTTACTGCAAATGTTGGTTTAAATGCTAAAGACTTTGATGCAAACTTTCATCAGCACGAGCCATTTATGCAAGTTTTTAATAAGAAAAATAACGGAAAACTTGTAAAAGTTAAAGGAATTTATGATGTTTATGTAGGTTTTTATTCAAAAAAATACAAAAATAAGGCAGAAATTCCAAATGGGGCAAAAGTTGCTATTCCAAACGATGTGACAAATCAGGATAGAGCCTTGAGAATACTTGCAAATGAAGGTTTAATTGAATTGAAACCAAAAGATGGACTTTATAATTTGAACGATGTTATTAATACAAAGAAAAATTTCAAATTTATGGCAGTTCCTATTCCATCACTAGTGCAGGCATACCAAGAAACTGACTTGGCATTTAACTGGCCATCACATATGCTAAAAATTGGAGTTCATGTAAAAGATGCTTTATTCATCGAAAAAAATACAAATGGTAAATACGCTGTAAGCCTTGTGGCAAGAGAAGATAACAAAAATAGTAAAAAAATACAAGATTTGACAAAAGCTATGACTTCTGAAAAAGTTAAGAAGTTCATTGAAGAAAAATATACTGGACAAGGATTCCCTGTGTTTTAA
- a CDS encoding methionine ABC transporter permease, which yields MTDTELLIAIKDTFIMVLIPTICAVFLGIPLGAVVFLTDKGGIRENKFINIPCNIYINAVRSFPFLIFVVILIPLTRLIFGTAFGLFPASFPICFVAVALYARFTEQSFYDVNSGIIDAALSMKASIFQIVWHFLLVEARSSLVLGLTSAIISFISYSTVMGVVGGGGIGDYAMRYGYNEYNYALVYRVVTIMIVIVFSIQIIGNRISKNLDKKRRIY from the coding sequence ATGACAGATACTGAATTATTAATTGCAATAAAGGACACTTTTATAATGGTTCTTATTCCTACGATATGTGCAGTATTTTTGGGAATTCCTTTAGGAGCCGTTGTATTTTTGACTGATAAAGGGGGCATCAGGGAAAATAAGTTTATAAATATTCCGTGCAATATTTACATAAATGCAGTCAGAAGTTTTCCATTTTTAATATTCGTAGTTATATTGATACCTCTCACACGGTTAATTTTTGGTACTGCTTTTGGACTGTTTCCTGCAAGTTTTCCAATTTGCTTTGTAGCTGTGGCTCTGTATGCAAGATTTACAGAACAGTCCTTTTATGATGTGAATAGCGGGATAATTGATGCGGCTTTGTCAATGAAGGCAAGTATATTTCAGATTGTGTGGCATTTTTTGCTTGTTGAAGCGAGAAGCAGCCTTGTGCTTGGCTTAACTTCGGCAATTATAAGCTTTATCTCATACTCTACTGTAATGGGAGTTGTTGGTGGAGGCGGAATTGGCGACTATGCAATGCGATATGGATACAACGAATACAACTATGCCCTTGTATATAGGGTCGTAACAATAATGATAGTCATTGTATTTTCAATACAGATTATTGGAAACAGAATATCAAAAAATTTAGATAAGAAAAGGAGAATTTACTAA